The following are encoded together in the Deinococcus soli (ex Cha et al. 2016) genome:
- a CDS encoding barstar family protein gives MIQVFNAPPSGLQTAPHEPRIIAAGYQIAVREIDFGTVHDKDTLMLAFLKGLALRDTFGRNWDALYDILTDPEQLSPRHALILCDYTHFKKRHPHLARELEQVLLDAQQNASEQNRSLWLLAEEPDHDPNGW, from the coding sequence ATGATCCAGGTCTTCAACGCCCCCCCCAGCGGCCTCCAGACCGCCCCACACGAACCGCGCATCATCGCCGCCGGCTACCAGATCGCCGTCCGTGAAATCGACTTCGGTACCGTCCACGACAAGGACACCCTCATGCTCGCCTTCCTCAAAGGCCTCGCCCTGCGCGACACCTTCGGCCGCAACTGGGACGCCCTCTACGATATCCTCACCGACCCCGAACAACTCAGCCCCCGCCACGCCCTCATCCTCTGCGACTACACCCACTTCAAAAAACGCCACCCCCACCTCGCCCGCGAGCTCGAACAGGTTCTCCTCGACGCCCAGCAGAACGCCAGCGAACAGAACCGCAGCCTCTGGCTCCTCGCAGAAGAACCCGACCACGACCCCAACGGCTGGTGA
- a CDS encoding ribonuclease domain-containing protein, with protein MKPARPALLLLIPLILAACTAPSDGGVARDDRTQVTTRATTSSGTATQRQTTTTQPQITGRAIPISGLPREGQQVMRQIAQGGPFRYAKDGTTFGNRERRLPTRPSGYYREYTVPTPGETDRGARRIVCGGQPDTRTDDCYYTHDHYRTFRSIQ; from the coding sequence GTGAAGCCCGCCCGCCCCGCCCTGCTCCTGCTCATCCCCCTGATCCTCGCCGCCTGCACCGCCCCGAGTGACGGTGGTGTCGCCCGGGACGACCGCACCCAGGTCACCACCCGCGCCACCACGAGTAGCGGTACGGCCACCCAGCGCCAGACCACCACGACCCAGCCACAGATCACAGGCCGCGCCATCCCCATCAGCGGCCTGCCCCGCGAAGGGCAACAGGTCATGCGGCAGATCGCTCAGGGCGGCCCCTTCCGCTACGCCAAGGACGGCACCACCTTCGGCAACCGCGAACGCCGCCTCCCCACGCGCCCCAGCGGCTACTACCGCGAATACACCGTCCCCACCCCCGGGGAGACCGACCGCGGCGCCCGCCGCATCGTCTGCGGCGGCCAACCCGACACCCGCACCGACGACTGCTACTACACCCACGACCACTACCGCACCTTCAGGAGTATCCAATGA
- a CDS encoding heme-dependent oxidative N-demethylase subunit alpha family protein produces MAPPTLYRPFLNGTYTVSAGLYRMGQQPVPWLDDPRPEEHTFTLDDAYPAFVAGKVAAHARAPHEYMGEAALTPDLREVALTHIAATLARDSGGAITWDGATLRNDLLGWQATLDPRWNGVRDLRHFPAPHATLIAGVQPLHALDFLGLNAQEDLALIARDPRTGADWLAATHVLLPQHWDPRDKLGRDFHAVHQPVAGSAPMNATAPRLVEAAVTRGPFIRFAWGLSMTGRLDHHPAAPPDEDRAAHTRFDPDRAVLRVERQTLTGFPGAHGALFTIRPLIHPLREAVQTPTHARALAAAIESMTPEQITYKGLTHLQGDLLGWLRQRSLH; encoded by the coding sequence GTGGCCCCACCCACCCTCTACCGCCCGTTCCTGAACGGGACGTACACCGTCTCTGCCGGTCTGTACCGCATGGGCCAGCAGCCCGTTCCCTGGCTGGACGACCCCCGCCCCGAGGAGCACACCTTCACGCTGGACGACGCGTACCCCGCGTTCGTCGCGGGCAAGGTCGCCGCGCACGCCCGCGCCCCGCACGAGTACATGGGCGAGGCCGCCCTGACCCCGGACCTGCGCGAGGTGGCCCTGACGCACATCGCCGCGACCCTCGCCCGCGACAGTGGCGGGGCGATCACCTGGGACGGCGCGACCCTGCGCAACGACCTGCTGGGCTGGCAGGCCACCCTCGACCCCCGCTGGAACGGCGTGCGCGACCTCAGGCACTTCCCTGCCCCACACGCCACGCTGATCGCCGGGGTGCAGCCCCTGCACGCCCTGGACTTCCTAGGCCTGAACGCACAGGAAGACCTCGCGCTGATCGCCCGCGACCCCCGCACCGGCGCGGACTGGCTGGCGGCCACGCACGTCCTGCTGCCGCAGCACTGGGACCCGCGCGACAAGCTGGGCCGCGACTTCCACGCCGTCCACCAGCCCGTCGCGGGCAGCGCACCCATGAACGCCACTGCACCGCGTCTCGTGGAGGCCGCCGTGACACGCGGGCCGTTCATCCGCTTCGCGTGGGGCCTCAGCATGACAGGACGCCTAGACCACCACCCCGCCGCGCCACCCGACGAGGACCGCGCCGCGCACACCCGCTTCGACCCGGACCGCGCCGTCCTGCGCGTGGAACGCCAGACCCTCACCGGCTTCCCCGGCGCGCACGGCGCACTGTTCACCATCCGCCCCCTCATCCACCCCCTGCGGGAAGCCGTGCAGACCCCCACCCACGCCCGGGCCCTCGCCGCCGCCATCGAATCCATGACACCCGAACAGATCACGTACAAGGGATTAACCCACCTGCAAGGAGACCTGCTGGGGTGGCTCAGGCAGCGCAGCCTACACTGA
- a CDS encoding undecaprenyl-diphosphate phosphatase, giving the protein MDWFYAIVYGIVEGITEFLPISSTGHLILTGNLMGVPWTKEVKDAFEVVIQGGAILSVLVYYWRDFLKIRHVNTDPQQRTLWLGVLVACVPAVILGLLFGDAIKATLFRPSVVAWALIVGGILMWLIESRRVTPNVDAIEKIGVRRSLMIGALQCLALLWPGFSRSASSILGGMILGLDRATATKFSFYLGVPTLGGAALLNLIQERELIFGEIGLLNVLIGAGVSFVTAYLAIGWLLKFVSTNNFKPFAIYRVIVGVLILVLLATGVMTNGNLA; this is encoded by the coding sequence ATGGACTGGTTCTACGCCATCGTTTACGGGATCGTCGAGGGGATCACAGAGTTCCTGCCGATCAGCTCCACCGGGCACCTGATCCTCACCGGCAACCTGATGGGCGTGCCCTGGACCAAGGAAGTCAAGGACGCGTTCGAGGTCGTCATCCAGGGCGGCGCGATCCTGAGTGTGCTCGTGTACTACTGGCGGGACTTCCTGAAGATCCGGCACGTGAACACCGACCCGCAGCAGCGGACGCTGTGGCTGGGCGTGCTTGTCGCGTGCGTCCCCGCCGTCATCTTGGGCCTGCTGTTCGGCGACGCGATCAAGGCCACCCTGTTCCGGCCCAGCGTGGTCGCCTGGGCGCTGATCGTGGGCGGCATCCTGATGTGGCTGATCGAGAGCCGCCGCGTCACGCCGAACGTGGACGCCATCGAGAAGATCGGCGTGCGCCGCTCCCTGATGATCGGCGCCCTGCAGTGTCTCGCGCTGCTGTGGCCCGGCTTCTCCCGCTCCGCGAGTTCCATCCTGGGCGGCATGATCCTGGGTCTGGACCGCGCCACCGCCACGAAATTCAGCTTCTACCTGGGCGTGCCCACGCTGGGCGGCGCAGCCCTGCTGAACCTCATCCAGGAACGCGAACTGATCTTCGGGGAGATCGGCCTGCTGAACGTCCTGATCGGCGCGGGCGTCAGTTTCGTCACCGCGTACCTCGCCATCGGGTGGCTGCTGAAGTTCGTGTCCACCAACAACTTCAAACCCTTCGCGATCTACCGCGTCATTGTCGGCGTGCTGATCCTCGTGCTGCTCGCCACGGGTGTCATGACCAACGGCAACCTCGCCTGA
- a CDS encoding aminoglycoside phosphotransferase family protein, whose amino-acid sequence MGLDGYVMRWNLTPDGAAIHTRSSDLMPVRWQGRAAMLKVARSAEEVRGHDLMVWLHGQGAARVFKREGAALLLERLEPTPALADWALAGQDDGATRVLCGAAAGVHVARGRPWPGLPGLPRWFRSLEATQGQGEGFTLAWATAQRLLSEPRDVRPLHGDLHHGNVLHSPERGWLVIDPKGLIGERTFDFANMLCNPAPDHALRPGRLERQSALIAREAGLDRTRLLAWVGAYAGLSAAWHLEDGQEEQAWQSLAISALAHSLL is encoded by the coding sequence ATGGGTCTGGACGGGTACGTGATGCGGTGGAATCTGACACCGGACGGCGCGGCGATCCACACGCGTAGCAGCGACCTGATGCCTGTGCGCTGGCAGGGCCGGGCGGCGATGCTGAAGGTGGCCCGCAGCGCGGAGGAGGTGCGGGGCCACGACCTGATGGTGTGGCTGCACGGGCAGGGCGCAGCCCGTGTGTTCAAACGTGAGGGGGCGGCGCTGCTGCTGGAACGCCTGGAGCCGACGCCGGCTCTGGCGGACTGGGCGCTGGCTGGGCAGGATGACGGGGCGACGCGGGTGCTCTGCGGCGCGGCGGCGGGTGTGCATGTGGCGCGCGGGCGGCCCTGGCCGGGGCTGCCGGGTCTCCCCCGCTGGTTCCGGTCGCTGGAGGCCACGCAGGGTCAGGGGGAAGGGTTCACACTGGCCTGGGCCACCGCGCAGCGCCTGCTGAGCGAGCCGCGGGACGTGCGCCCGCTGCACGGGGACCTGCATCACGGGAACGTCCTGCACAGCCCGGAGCGGGGCTGGCTGGTCATTGACCCGAAGGGGTTGATCGGGGAGCGGACCTTCGATTTCGCGAACATGCTGTGCAACCCGGCGCCGGACCACGCGCTGAGGCCGGGGCGGCTCGAACGCCAGTCCGCCCTGATTGCGCGGGAGGCGGGGCTGGACCGCACGCGGCTGCTGGCGTGGGTGGGGGCGTACGCGGGCCTCTCGGCGGCGTGGCATCTGGAGGACGGTCAGGAGGAACAGGCGTGGCAGTCGCTGGCGATCTCGGCGCTGGCCCACAGCCTCCTCTGA
- the rpsB gene encoding 30S ribosomal protein S2: MSYISMKQLLEAGVHFGHETKRWNPRFKRFIFAERNGIFIIDLQKTLKQVDRSFDFIKELSERGGVILFVGTKKQAQEIVELEARRTGMPFVTSRWLGGMLTNFKTMRTRIDRLNELDDLFESERVNDRTKAERIKLAAERERLQRFVGGIRKMTRLPDAIFVVDPTKEVIAVQEANKLGIPVIALADTDSDPDVIDYIVPGNDDAIRSIQLITHRIGDLLVEARGGGEDVGAAEAEQTEATEQAEA, encoded by the coding sequence ATGTCGTACATCAGCATGAAGCAGCTGCTGGAAGCCGGAGTTCACTTCGGTCACGAAACCAAGCGCTGGAACCCCCGCTTCAAGCGCTTCATCTTCGCCGAGCGCAACGGCATCTTCATCATCGACCTGCAGAAGACCCTCAAGCAGGTCGACCGCAGCTTCGACTTCATCAAGGAACTCTCCGAGCGCGGCGGCGTCATCCTGTTCGTCGGCACGAAGAAGCAGGCCCAGGAGATCGTGGAGCTCGAGGCGCGCCGCACCGGCATGCCCTTCGTCACCAGCCGCTGGCTGGGCGGCATGCTCACGAACTTCAAGACCATGCGCACCCGCATTGACCGCCTGAACGAACTCGACGACCTGTTCGAGTCCGAGCGCGTCAACGACCGCACCAAGGCCGAGCGCATCAAGCTGGCCGCCGAGCGCGAGCGCCTCCAGCGCTTCGTGGGTGGCATCCGCAAGATGACCCGCCTGCCCGACGCGATCTTCGTGGTGGACCCCACCAAGGAAGTCATCGCCGTGCAGGAAGCGAACAAGCTCGGGATTCCCGTGATCGCCCTGGCCGACACCGACAGTGACCCCGATGTCATCGACTACATCGTGCCCGGCAACGACGACGCGATCCGCAGCATCCAGCTGATCACCCACCGCATCGGTGACCTGCTGGTCGAGGCGCGCGGCGGCGGCGAGGACGTCGGCGCGGCCGAAGCCGAGCAGACCGAAGCCACCGAACAGGCCGAAGCCTAA
- the tsf gene encoding translation elongation factor Ts, which yields MLESIKKLRELTGAGMMDVKKALADADNNEEKAIALLRERGIAKAVKKGDREAKEGIVRFAVDGNRAAIVEVNSETDFVARNSDFQAVVEKLAQAALAAKTSDLDTFKAYTVDGETVADLVAATAGKIGENIVLNKVAYLEGSTVAGYVHSNGKIGVLVDVEGGSEAQAKDVALHVAAERPQFLTRDEVDSSDIEKEREILTNKALNEGKPQQIVEKIVEGQIGKFYSEKVLPEQAFVKDNSLTVAKYLGGATVKRFVRFEIGA from the coding sequence ATGCTGGAATCGATCAAGAAACTCCGCGAACTGACCGGCGCGGGCATGATGGACGTCAAGAAGGCTCTCGCCGACGCCGACAACAACGAAGAGAAGGCCATCGCCCTGCTGCGCGAGCGCGGCATCGCCAAGGCCGTCAAGAAGGGCGACCGCGAAGCCAAGGAAGGCATCGTGCGCTTCGCCGTGGACGGCAACCGCGCCGCCATCGTCGAAGTGAACAGCGAGACCGACTTCGTCGCCCGCAACAGCGACTTCCAGGCCGTCGTCGAGAAGCTCGCGCAGGCCGCGCTGGCCGCCAAGACCAGCGACCTCGACACCTTCAAGGCGTACACTGTGGACGGCGAGACCGTCGCCGACCTGGTCGCCGCGACCGCCGGCAAGATCGGTGAGAACATCGTCCTGAACAAGGTCGCGTACCTCGAGGGCAGCACCGTCGCCGGGTACGTGCACAGCAACGGCAAGATCGGCGTGCTCGTGGACGTCGAGGGTGGCAGCGAAGCCCAGGCCAAGGACGTGGCCCTGCACGTCGCCGCCGAGCGCCCCCAGTTCCTCACCCGTGACGAAGTGGACTCCAGCGACATCGAAAAAGAGCGCGAGATCCTCACGAACAAGGCGCTGAACGAAGGCAAGCCCCAGCAGATCGTCGAGAAGATCGTCGAAGGCCAGATCGGCAAGTTCTACTCCGAGAAGGTCCTGCCCGAGCAGGCGTTCGTGAAGGACAACAGCCTGACCGTGGCCAAGTACCTGGGCGGCGCGACCGTGAAGCGCTTCGTCCGCTTCGAGATCGGCGCTTAA
- the pyrH gene encoding UMP kinase, which yields MFKRVLLKLSGEFLAGESGFGISPETTAALARRITDALDGTDIELSIVIGGGNLWRGARNGQGMDPATADYIGMLGTVMNAMALQDAMESAGRPTRVMSAIQMAAVAEPYIRRRAIRHLEKGRVVIFGGGNGAPFFTTDTTSTLRALEVGADVVLMAKNKVDGVYDSDPRKNPDAKFIAQATHLQVVEQRLEVMDATALTLCMDKGLPIVVFDLFQEGNLPRLFRGERVGTLIQS from the coding sequence ATGTTCAAGCGTGTCCTGTTGAAATTATCTGGTGAGTTCCTGGCTGGCGAGTCGGGCTTCGGGATCAGCCCCGAAACGACGGCCGCGCTGGCCCGGCGCATCACGGACGCGCTGGACGGCACCGACATCGAACTGTCGATCGTGATCGGCGGCGGGAACCTGTGGCGTGGGGCGCGCAACGGGCAGGGCATGGACCCGGCCACCGCCGACTACATCGGCATGCTGGGCACCGTGATGAACGCCATGGCCCTCCAGGACGCCATGGAGAGCGCCGGGCGGCCCACCCGCGTCATGAGCGCCATCCAGATGGCGGCCGTGGCCGAGCCGTACATCCGCCGCCGCGCGATCCGCCACCTGGAAAAGGGCCGCGTCGTGATCTTCGGCGGCGGAAACGGCGCGCCGTTCTTCACGACCGACACGACAAGCACCCTGCGCGCCCTGGAAGTCGGGGCGGACGTCGTGCTGATGGCGAAGAACAAGGTGGACGGCGTGTACGACAGCGACCCCCGCAAAAACCCGGACGCGAAGTTCATCGCGCAGGCCACGCACCTCCAGGTCGTCGAGCAGCGCCTGGAGGTCATGGACGCCACCGCCCTGACGCTGTGCATGGACAAGGGCCTGCCCATCGTGGTGTTCGACCTGTTCCAGGAGGGCAACCTGCCGCGCCTGTTCCGGGGCGAGCGGGTAGGCACGCTCATCCAGAGCTGA
- the frr gene encoding ribosome recycling factor, translated as MADMKTIQADTREKMGKAIESLENNLSVLRTGRANPGILKKIVVDYYGSTMPIDQVASITTPDARTLVITPWDRGALNPIEKAIRDSDLGLNPNNKGDTIFISLPMLTEERRKDLVKNAKSYSEDARIAVRNIRKHALDEVKKVEGIGDDEIKRGEADVQKITDEFIAKVDQTFQKKEQEILG; from the coding sequence ATGGCTGACATGAAAACCATCCAGGCCGACACCCGCGAGAAGATGGGCAAGGCCATCGAATCGCTGGAAAATAACCTCTCGGTGCTGCGCACGGGCCGCGCCAACCCCGGCATCCTGAAGAAGATCGTCGTGGACTACTACGGGAGCACCATGCCGATCGATCAGGTGGCGAGCATCACCACGCCCGACGCCCGCACGCTGGTCATCACCCCCTGGGACCGGGGCGCGCTGAACCCGATCGAGAAGGCCATCCGCGACAGCGACCTGGGCCTGAACCCGAACAACAAGGGCGACACGATCTTCATCAGCCTGCCCATGCTGACCGAGGAGCGGCGCAAGGACCTCGTGAAGAACGCCAAGAGCTACTCGGAGGACGCCCGCATCGCCGTGCGCAACATCCGCAAGCACGCGCTGGACGAGGTCAAGAAGGTCGAGGGCATCGGCGACGACGAGATCAAGCGCGGCGAGGCCGACGTGCAGAAGATCACCGACGAGTTCATCGCCAAGGTGGATCAGACCTTCCAGAAGAAGGAGCAGGAAATCCTCGGGTGA
- a CDS encoding phosphatidate cytidylyltransferase, producing MESLSSRVLTSVVGFALLSVIVWIGWWAMLPALIVVAIMGLYEYIRMLDRNDIDVRRVSLAVFAAALMIASLPLWPQAPWPGGSWREAVLTVALGYLLVVEVIRPGERPLERIVYSMFGLLYIPWLLGYFLMLRYSPDAGDGLLYFALPLMATFAADIGGYFVGYFFGKRKLAPEVSPGKTVEGAVGGLAFSFLMVLALTTFTHVWTPFEALLYSILVASASQLGDLSESLIKRALKTKDSGSSLPGHGGFLDRMDSLLFAVPATYLFLHISVFTR from the coding sequence GTGGAGTCGCTGAGCAGCCGCGTCCTGACGAGCGTGGTGGGCTTCGCGCTCCTGAGCGTGATCGTGTGGATCGGCTGGTGGGCCATGCTGCCCGCGCTGATCGTCGTGGCGATCATGGGGCTGTACGAGTACATCCGCATGCTGGACCGCAACGACATCGACGTGCGCCGCGTGAGCCTCGCGGTGTTCGCGGCGGCGCTGATGATCGCCAGCCTGCCGCTGTGGCCGCAGGCGCCGTGGCCGGGTGGATCGTGGCGCGAGGCGGTCCTGACGGTCGCGCTGGGGTACCTGCTGGTCGTGGAGGTCATCCGGCCCGGCGAGCGGCCCCTGGAGCGCATCGTGTACTCGATGTTCGGGCTGCTGTACATCCCGTGGCTGCTGGGGTACTTCCTGATGCTGCGCTACAGCCCGGACGCCGGGGACGGCCTGCTGTACTTCGCGTTGCCGCTGATGGCGACGTTCGCGGCGGACATCGGCGGGTACTTCGTGGGGTACTTCTTCGGGAAGCGCAAGCTGGCCCCGGAGGTCAGTCCCGGCAAGACCGTCGAGGGGGCCGTGGGCGGCCTGGCGTTCAGTTTCCTGATGGTGCTGGCGCTGACGACGTTCACGCATGTGTGGACGCCGTTCGAGGCGCTGCTGTACTCGATCCTGGTCGCCAGTGCCAGTCAGCTGGGCGACCTGTCCGAGAGCCTGATCAAACGGGCCCTGAAGACGAAGGACAGCGGCAGCAGCCTGCCGGGGCACGGCGGGTTCCTGGACCGCATGGACAGCCTGCTGTTCGCGGTGCCCGCCACGTACCTGTTCCTGCACATCAGCGTGTTCACCCGCTGA
- the dxr gene encoding 1-deoxy-D-xylulose-5-phosphate reductoisomerase, with protein sequence MSLSEGAGRGIAVLGSTGSIGTQTLDVARERGWRVTALAAGRNVELLAAQVREFRPELVSVDAGVLAQARGALPGVRVIADPAEVAATPTGVVVNAMSGLIGLSPTRAALEAGQAVALATKEAMVTAAHLMWEAASLGGGRVVPVDSEHTGVFQCLTGEDMADVAEVILTASGGPFREGPADLSGVTPAEALRHPSWSMGPKVTIDSATLMNKGLEVMECASLYGLPLSQVGVVVHPQSLIHAAVRFRDGSLKAQFGPTDMRLPIAYAVDAAPTGMTRPGDVRGARRGREVGTHLGWPMRGTWEFREPDLDRFPCLGLAYRAGEAGGLLSVALNAADEVAVDAFLAGQIGFTDIPRLLERVLDDTPAGTLTWDTLAETDAWARTRAQELAANGGRA encoded by the coding sequence ATGAGTCTTTCCGAGGGTGCAGGGCGCGGGATCGCGGTGCTGGGCAGTACCGGCAGCATCGGCACGCAGACGCTGGACGTGGCGCGGGAGCGCGGCTGGCGGGTGACGGCGCTGGCGGCCGGGCGCAACGTGGAGTTGCTGGCCGCGCAGGTGCGGGAGTTCCGGCCTGAACTGGTCAGCGTGGACGCGGGCGTGCTGGCACAGGCGCGCGGGGCGCTGCCGGGCGTGCGCGTGATCGCCGACCCGGCCGAGGTGGCCGCCACGCCGACCGGGGTGGTCGTGAACGCCATGAGCGGCCTGATTGGCCTGTCCCCCACCCGCGCGGCGCTGGAGGCCGGGCAGGCCGTGGCGCTGGCGACCAAGGAGGCGATGGTCACGGCCGCGCACCTGATGTGGGAGGCGGCCTCGCTGGGCGGCGGGCGCGTGGTGCCGGTGGATTCCGAGCACACTGGGGTGTTCCAGTGCCTGACGGGCGAGGACATGGCCGACGTGGCCGAGGTGATCCTCACCGCGTCCGGCGGCCCGTTCCGCGAAGGCCCGGCTGACCTGAGCGGCGTGACGCCCGCGGAGGCCCTGCGGCACCCGTCGTGGAGCATGGGCCCGAAGGTCACGATCGACAGCGCCACGCTGATGAACAAGGGGCTGGAGGTCATGGAGTGCGCCAGCCTGTACGGCCTGCCGCTGTCGCAGGTGGGCGTGGTGGTGCACCCGCAGAGCCTGATCCACGCGGCGGTGCGTTTCCGCGACGGGAGCCTGAAGGCGCAGTTCGGCCCGACCGACATGCGCCTGCCCATCGCGTACGCCGTGGACGCCGCCCCGACCGGCATGACGCGCCCCGGGGACGTGCGCGGCGCGCGGCGCGGGCGCGAGGTGGGCACGCACCTGGGCTGGCCGATGCGCGGCACCTGGGAGTTCCGCGAGCCGGACCTGGACCGCTTCCCGTGCCTGGGCCTGGCGTACCGTGCCGGGGAGGCCGGGGGCCTGCTGTCGGTCGCGCTGAACGCCGCCGACGAGGTGGCGGTGGACGCCTTCCTGGCCGGGCAGATCGGTTTCACGGACATCCCACGCCTGCTGGAACGGGTGCTGGACGATACGCCCGCCGGGACCCTGACCTGGGACACGCTGGCCGAGACGGACGCCTGGGCCCGCACCCGCGCGCAGGAACTCGCCGCCAATGGGGGAAGGGCATGA
- a CDS encoding M50 family metallopeptidase, with protein MNVVQGIAAALTPLGLLWTVLIIGVATFLHELAHYALARRQGVAVHSFSVGMGPVLLRRQWRGTEWRLSLLPIGGYVEIDGMAPEEDGQGSYRQPTRGFAALPVWGKVAILLAGPLTNLLLAIGLMTVSFSSQGVAVPDRARIEEVVPGSRAQTLDLRVGDVITAIDGQDIPETAQVGGRTVAGWEGVRDVLTKAGPHTFTVQRDGQSRDVRFDWSPTVGGQKQLLGIRYAPDVQPVSVGAAFVRAWQVTGEAVPQVIRSFAGLFQRFFTLDLSRDENVSGPIGTAEIVSRAAAVSPWALVQVAILLNLSLAFFNLIPIPGLDGGRIVLALVGALRGRPLTFQQEQAINFAGFAFVMLLMAFVVVRDVSRFF; from the coding sequence ATGAATGTCGTGCAGGGCATCGCGGCGGCCCTGACACCCCTGGGCCTGCTGTGGACAGTGCTGATCATCGGCGTGGCGACGTTCCTGCACGAACTGGCGCACTACGCGCTGGCGCGGCGGCAGGGCGTGGCCGTGCACTCGTTCAGCGTCGGCATGGGCCCGGTGCTGCTGCGGCGGCAGTGGCGCGGCACCGAGTGGCGCCTGAGCCTGCTGCCCATCGGCGGGTACGTGGAGATCGACGGCATGGCCCCCGAGGAGGACGGGCAGGGCAGCTACCGCCAGCCCACGCGCGGCTTCGCGGCGCTGCCGGTGTGGGGCAAGGTGGCGATCCTGCTGGCCGGGCCGCTCACGAACCTGCTGCTGGCGATCGGCCTGATGACCGTGTCGTTCAGTTCGCAGGGGGTGGCGGTGCCGGACCGCGCCCGCATCGAGGAGGTCGTGCCGGGCAGCCGCGCGCAGACGCTGGACCTGCGCGTGGGGGACGTCATCACCGCCATCGACGGGCAGGACATCCCGGAGACGGCGCAGGTCGGTGGCCGGACGGTGGCCGGGTGGGAAGGCGTGCGCGACGTCCTCACGAAGGCCGGGCCGCACACCTTCACTGTTCAGCGCGATGGGCAGTCCCGCGACGTGCGCTTTGACTGGTCACCTACCGTCGGCGGCCAGAAACAGCTGCTCGGTATCCGCTACGCGCCGGACGTGCAGCCCGTCAGTGTCGGCGCGGCGTTCGTGCGCGCGTGGCAGGTGACCGGTGAGGCCGTCCCGCAGGTCATCAGGTCCTTCGCCGGGCTGTTCCAGCGGTTCTTCACCCTGGACCTCAGCCGCGACGAGAACGTCAGTGGGCCCATCGGCACCGCCGAGATCGTCTCCCGCGCCGCCGCCGTCAGCCCCTGGGCCCTGGTGCAGGTCGCGATCCTGCTGAACCTCTCGCTGGCGTTCTTCAACCTGATTCCCATTCCCGGCCTGGACGGCGGGCGCATCGTGCTGGCGCTGGTGGGCGCGCTGCGCGGCCGCCCCCTGACCTTCCAGCAGGAACAGGCGATCAACTTCGCGGGCTTCGCGTTCGTGATGCTCCTGATGGCCTTCGTGGTCGTCCGGGACGTCAGCCGCTTCTTCTGA
- the alr gene encoding alanine racemase encodes MTLAARAHAHLSESALHGNLTHLSRRAGVPLLLPVKANAYGHGLREVVTLAARHPDVWGLAVATPREAAQVAAQVAALDTGRPVLLLTPPTPTEVPLLADLGVRLPVASLAEADALPAHARAHLKVDTGMNRLGARPEEAVRVGTRLAERGQLEGAYTHFATADEPDLSFAHEQLRLFQTVLNALPATPQPLLAHAANGGGILSFGALPGMRLARPGLASYGFAPTHLRDVLPLRPVMTLTAQVTHLHTAHAGETVSYNGLWRAQQDTRIATVGIGYADGYPRNATGRAQVLIAGQRRPVLGRICMDQLMVDVTGLPVQVGDPVTIWNDHDLTVTDVAAWGDTIEYEVLTGLGDRIERRVAP; translated from the coding sequence ATGACCCTCGCCGCCCGCGCCCACGCCCACCTCTCGGAATCTGCCCTGCACGGCAACCTCACGCACCTGTCCCGCCGCGCCGGCGTGCCGCTGCTGCTGCCCGTGAAAGCCAACGCCTACGGGCACGGGCTGCGCGAGGTGGTCACCCTGGCCGCCCGCCACCCGGATGTGTGGGGCCTCGCGGTCGCCACGCCCCGCGAGGCCGCGCAGGTCGCCGCGCAGGTCGCCGCGCTGGACACCGGGCGGCCCGTGCTGCTCCTCACCCCACCCACCCCCACGGAGGTGCCCCTCCTGGCCGACCTGGGCGTCCGGTTGCCCGTCGCCTCACTCGCCGAGGCCGACGCCCTGCCCGCCCACGCCCGCGCGCACCTGAAGGTGGACACCGGCATGAACCGCCTGGGCGCCCGCCCCGAGGAGGCCGTCCGGGTCGGTACCCGCCTCGCGGAACGCGGCCAGCTGGAAGGCGCGTACACCCACTTCGCCACCGCCGACGAACCCGACCTGAGCTTCGCGCACGAACAGCTGCGCCTCTTCCAGACCGTGCTGAACGCCCTGCCCGCCACGCCGCAGCCCCTACTGGCCCACGCGGCCAACGGCGGCGGCATCCTGTCCTTCGGGGCGCTGCCCGGCATGCGCCTCGCCCGGCCCGGCCTCGCCTCCTACGGCTTCGCCCCCACGCACCTGCGCGACGTGCTCCCCCTGCGCCCGGTCATGACCCTCACCGCGCAGGTGACGCATCTGCACACCGCCCACGCGGGCGAAACCGTCAGCTACAACGGCCTGTGGCGCGCCCAGCAGGACACCAGGATCGCGACCGTCGGCATCGGCTACGCCGACGGGTACCCCAGAAACGCCACCGGCCGCGCCCAGGTTCTCATCGCGGGCCAGCGCCGCCCCGTCCTGGGCCGCATCTGCATGGATCAGCTCATGGTGGACGTGACCGGTCTACCCGTGCAGGTGGGCGACCCCGTCACCATCTGGAACGACCACGATCTGACCGTCACCGACGTTGCCGCCTGGGGAGACACCATCGAATACGAGGTCCTGACCGGCCTCGGCGACCGCATCGAGCGGCGTGTCGCCCCCTGA